Part of the Suricata suricatta isolate VVHF042 chromosome 8, meerkat_22Aug2017_6uvM2_HiC, whole genome shotgun sequence genome, GGTCCTCACCCTGCGCAATCAGGGGCGTAGCTTCTGTCCGCCCATGCGCCCCTTTGCACTGCCCCCCGTTCCTTGGCAGCCACATGGCCTCATGGGGGACGGAGCAGTCCCCGGACCTGGGGGGGGCTCCTCCCTCCATAGCCTGTGCGGTGAACAAATGGGTGAGTGCACAGGGTCATCACAACCACAGCAGCTGAAGCCCCTTTCGGCAGAGGCCCGCTGCTGGGCGGGACAGTGAGCAGGGGGCGACCTTTCCCCCACGCGTCCGCGGGAGAGCGGCCTCCCCCTAGTCTCGTGGAGGGAATCTGCAGCCCGGCCCCCAGCCTGCCTGATGGACCAAGGCTGAGGCCACGGGGAGATGGTGGACACAGGACCAGACCCAGAGCGACTCGGGCgctctctctggcttcctccttCCCAGGTGGCCACATGGCCCTGCATCAGCAGGCAGGAGCTTCTGCCCCAAACCTGACGGGATCTGGTTCCCCAGAGAGGGAATCAGGTGCTCCCAAAGTGGTAATGAGGTGCTCCCAGAGCTGGAACGAGGTGCTTCCAGGGTGGAAACTAGATGCTCCCAGAGCAGGAATGAGGTGCTCCCAGGAGCTGGAACTAAGTGCTCCCAGAGCTGGAACAACATGCTCCCCGGAGCGGGAACGAGGTGCTCCCCGGAGCCAGCGCCAGAATGGCTGCCTCGTCTCCCTGCACCCCTGCGCTGGGGCCCGTGAGGGAGGACAGCTGTGCCCCGAGGAGGAGGAGTGGTGCTCACCCCATCACAGAAGGGAACATGGAGACTGGGCAGCCCCATGGCTTCCCAGGGGCGCGCAGAGCTTGGCCCACACATGGCAGCACTGCTGGGGCCCTAGAGTCGTGCTCTGGTCCCCCAGGCGAGTGGACCCGGGCCCAGGAGGGAGCAAAGTGCCGGACAGTGGCCACAGCCATCTAGTGAGGGTCAGTGTCGTGCCCGGACCCTGAGGTGGGGAGGGTTGGCACCCAGACCACATCCCTAGAGGGCGACAGAGCCTGTGACTGGTGGACACCCCATGGGCCCCATTGGGGGTGTCCAGGGCTGGCCTCGGTCATGGAATCCAGGGGACAGGCACGAGGCAGGAGCACAAGGTGCATCCCCTGTGCGTCCTCTGCCTCCATGCCTGACACGCCCTCACCCTGATAAAGACTCTGCGTCTGGTCCCCCCCCACAAGACGTGGCTTTGCAGGGGCCCCACAGCCACGGCCGGAACCATTCCTGGCACCTGCTGGGAACCTCCGGTGGCTGGGGTTTAAGAGCAGgggaactggggcgcctgggagactcagtcggttaagcgtctgattacagatcaggtcatgatctcacagttcgtgggttcgagccccgtgttgggctctgcgctgccagctcagagcctggagcctgctttggattctgtgcctccctctctctctgccccgccccctgcacatgctctgttgctctctctctcaaaaataaaaacattaaaaaaaaaaaaagcaggggaacTGAGCACCATGAGGGGAAACCGCAGTGATGTGAACATCGCTGAACTCGGTGCCCTCAGGACACAGAGGAGCCCGGCTCCAAAGTCACACGGCTGACCTTCTGTCTGTGAGTGACTGCAGGGCCGCAGAGGCCCTCAGGAGGCGGGACAGGAGAGGGGACACGGTCTGGGCTCCGCCAGGGACGCGGCTGGCTGGAGCGAGGGGTGCACCTGCCTCTGTGCCCCAGCCCCCGCTTCAAGCAGAGCTGGCCTGCCTACAGCGCTTCCTTTCGTCTTGCACCCAAGTGTTGCTTCATAGATTTTGTTTGTGACCAGAAGGATGGGAAAGGGTGGGAAGGGCTTTGAAGGGGCCTCTGTCGAGATGTTGGGAGTGGGCTGGGGggccccgggggctcagtcggttaagcgtccaattttagctcacgtcatgatccctcagtttgtgggttcaagccccgcatcaggctctgtgctgacagctcagaacctggagcctgcttcagattctgtgtctccctttctctctctgcccctcccctgcttgtgctctgtctctctgtctctcaaaaacaaatgttaaaaaattattttaagagatgtGGGGAGTGGGACCCATatcttacaaataagaaaacgGGCTCAGATTCACTCCTTGGTCCCCTGGCAGGCAGGGTCCGAGGAGATCGAAGCCAGAGGAGggttcccctccctcctccaggaccTAGCCCGCCTCCACGCCAAGCCCTGATCATTTCCGTTAGCCAGCCCCAGGCCGGCACAAGGGTAAAGCTGCAGACGGGAAGGCGGAACCCACAGCTGCTCCCGCTCCACCTCCATCACCAGCGGCAGCCTCGCCCTCCTGACACTCCCCTGGGCCCCACACTCCCTCGGGGAAGCCAGAATTAGACCAGACCTGGTACAGAGCTCCTGCTATGGGCTCTGCCAGGGACTGGGCACTTTCCCTCCCCATACCATAGCACCCCAGGGACAAAGTGCTGAAGATGACCTATAGGTCAGAACATTGCTGTCCCTGTCATCAACACCACCACCATggccaccaccatcatcactgccatcatcactgccatcaccatcatcaccatcatcaccatcatcaccatcatcaccgccatcatcactgccatcaccatcatcaccgccatcatcaccatcatcactgccatcaccatcatcataaccatcaccaccatcaccatcatcaccatcatcatcaccaccatcaccaccatcatcaccatcatcatcaccaccatcaccaccatcaNNNNNNNNNNNNNNNNNNNNNNNNNNNNNNNNNNNNNNNNNNNNNNNNNNNNNNNNNNNNNNNNNNNNNNNNNNNNNNNNNNNNNNNNNNNNNNNNNNNNGTAAATGAGACAAACCCACCGTCTGAAAGGCAGAGATTGGTACCACGGACTTAGCAAAGGCTCCCAACTACCTGCTCTCTTCACAGACACTATGTGCTCACTTTAAATATGACATAAGTAGTTTGACAGCAAAAGCATAGGAAAAGATTGCACACCACGCAACTATTAAATACACACACGTGTAGTAAAATGGGTATATTTCATGCAGGTTGAAATTTCATGTAGTCCGGTCTTTAAgacctttttctccctcttcccctcttcccttcaccTGCATTCTGCttcattccctccttcctccaccaaCCCACAGTGTCTACCCTTCTGTTCTTTCCTCCACGTGCTTACAACCCTATAAAACGCATGTTCACTCACACAAAACATTCACAGGTATGTGTAGGAAAGTGCCATTGCTgtctttatcagaaaaaaaaaatggagatcaCTTTATAAAGACGTCTCTGCATTTTGTTCCTCTCCCAGTATTATTTTGGGAGAATTCCGCCCAAACCATGTGGAAAAATTCCCTTTATGCATAATTTATCCAACCATTATGTTATTGATGGCTGTTAGCTTTGCATCCAGTATTTTACTCCCAAACAACACTAGCAACATCCttggaagtaaaaacaaacagaaacctcACAGTAATCAGGTAGGGGTGTTGATGCTCATGCGCCCCCTCGGAGCAGGAGCCCTAGAGCGTCTGACCCACACGGCCTCCAGGATGAGGGCTCCAGCTGCCTGGCCTCATACAAGCAGCAAAAGCCGGGCTGTGCCAGGGACCTGCCAGCTGAGCGTTTGCTGGCCCCCGGAGCAGGGCTACACTCATGCTCGTCCCTGTCCTCCGCCAGGGCTGACCGTCTCAGACCATCTGAGACCCATATCTGAAATGCAGACTCCAGGGCCCTGCCAACTCAAGCTCCGGCATggggcccaggcccctcccttGGGCACAAATTCTGCAGACGCTATGACCTGCATCCCGGAACCCAGGGCTTTCTcggcaggaggggctggggaagagccACTGAAGAGATTTGCCACCAGGATCACAAATGCCTCTAGAATAAACGGTCCAACATGTCCAGAGGCTGcactgttttgtcttttattggaCATCCTGCTGGTGCCAAGGGGAGAGCTCGCTGCCCGGCCCGCCCCCGCCCACGGCCCCTCAGAAGCACCGTCTTTGAACCACGGATGTCCCAAACTCCTTGAAATCTGCAGCAGTGACCCACATCTGCTTGAAGCTGTTCAGGGAGGTGACGATGGAGGCCCCGATCCACGTGGAGAACCACCTGTCGGGGGGGGCCGTGATCTTGATGGCGGTGCCTTCGGAGGCCAGCTGCTCCAGCTCCTTCAGGAGACGGTCGTCCAGGCCCCGGAGCAGGGTGGTGCCCCCNNNNNNNNNNNNNNNNNNNNNNNNNNNNNNNNNNNNNNNNNNNNNNNNNNNNNNNNNNNNNNNNNNNNNNNNNNNNNNNNNNNNNNNNNNNNNNNNNNNNCAGAGTGCAGATGGAATGTACTGCTTTAAACGTAAATGAGACAAACCCACCGTCTGAAAGGCAGAGATTGGTACCACGGACTTAGCAAAGGCTCCCAACTACCTGCTCTCTTCACAGACACTATGTGCTCACTTTAAATATGACATAAGTAGTTTGACAGCAAAAGCATAGGAAAAGATTGCACACCACACAACTATTAAATACACACACGTGTAGTAAAATGGGTATATTTCATGCAGGTTGAAATTTCATGTAGTCCGGTCTTTAagacctctttctccctcttcccctcttcccttcaccTGCATTCTGCttcattccctccttcctccaccaaCCCACAGTGTCTACCCTTCTGTTCTTTCCTCCACATGCTTACAACCCTATAAAACACATGTTCACTCACACAAAACATTCACAGGTATGCGTAGGAAAGTGCCATTGCTgtctttatcagaaaaaaaaaaaggagatcaCTTTATAAAGACGTCTCTGCATTTTGTTCCTCTCCCAGTATTATTTTGGGAGAATTCCACCCAATCCATGTGGAAAAATTCCCTTTATGCATAATTTATCCAACCATTATGTTATTGATGGCTGTTAGCTTTGCATCCAGTATTTTACTCCCAAACAACACTAGCAACATCCttggaagtaaaaacaaacagaaacctcACAGTAATCAGGTAGGGGTGTTGATGCTCATGCGCCCCCTCGGAGCAGGAGCCCTAGAGCATCTGACCCATACGGCCTCCAGGACGAGGGCTCCAGCTGCCCGGCCTCATACAAGCAGCAAAAGCCGGGCTGTGCCAGGGACCTGCCAGCTGAGCGTCTGCTGGCCCCCGGAGCAGGGCTACACTCATGCTCGTCCCTGTCCTCCGCCAGGGCTGACCGTCTCAGACCATCTGAGACCCACATCTGAAATGCAGACTCCAGGGCCCTGCCAACTCAAGCTCCGGCATggggcccaggcccctcccttGGGCACAAATTCTGCAGACGCTATGACCTGCATCCCGGAACCCAGGGCTTTCTcggcaggaggggctggggaagagccACTGAAGAGATTTGCCACCAGGATCACAAATGCCTCTAGAATAAACGGCCCAACATGTCCAGAGGCTGcactattttgtcttttattggaCATCCTGCTGGTGCCAAGGGGAGAGCTCGCTGCCCGGCCCGCCCCCTCCCACGGCCCCTCAGAAGCACCGTCTTTGAACCACGGATGTCCCAAACTCCTTGAAATCTGCGGTGGTGACCCACATCTGCTTGAAGCTGTTCAGGGAGGTGACGATGGAGGCCCCGATCCACGTGGAGAACCACCTGTCGGGGGGGGCCGTGATCTTGATGGCGGTGCCTTCGGAGGCCAGCTGCTCCAGCTCCTTCAGGAGACGGTCGTCCAGGCCCCGGAGCAGGGTGGTGCCCCCCGACAGGAGGATCTCTCCGAACAGCGNNNNNNNNNNNNNNNNNNNNNNNNNNNNNNNNNNNNNNNNNNNNNNNNNNNNNNNNNNNNNNNNNNNNNNNNNNNNNNNNNNNNNNNNNNNNNNNNNNNNGTCACACTTGGTGATGCTGCAAGAGACCATCTTCGAGAGGCCCGGGCTGTGGATCCCCAGCTGGTCGGGCGCGAAAAGGGCCTCGGGCGCCTGGTGCAGCTGGTCCCCGATGCGGACCATGTTCCCGTCCGGCAGCCTGTACTCCCTCTGGGTGTCCTCGGGCCTCCGGGACAGCTCCTTCTCCGGCTCCAGGGCCACGTAGCACAGCTTCTCCTTGATGTCGTCCACCAGGGCCTTGTCCAGAGCGCACGGGAAGGCCCGGCCGCTGGCCAACAGCAGCCGGCCGAGGTGCTCCGTGACGTCCTTCCCCGCCACGTAGAGCTTGGTGACTGCATGGGGCAGGGAGTAGCCCTCGAAGACGGGCACGGTGCAGGTGACCCCGTCCCCGCTGCCCACCACCAGGCCCGTGACGCAGGCTGAGGCGTAGAGGGCCAGCACGGCCTGGTCCGACAGGTAGAAGGCGGGCACGCTGAACTTCTCGAACATCACCTCGGCCATCTTCTCCCGGGCCTCCCTGGGGTTCAGCGAGGGCTCGGTCATGAGCACGGGCCGCTCGCTGGCCTTCACCCCCAGCTCCCACTCAAACAGGTGCTTGCAGAGGCTCTCCAGGCCCTCCCAGCTGGTGACCAGGCCCCGCTCGATGGGGTAGCGCAGGTGCAGGACCTCATGCTTGTGCAGGGCCTCCTCCCCCACAAAGTACTTCTTCTGACTGGCCCCTGCCGAGGGCATCTTGAACTTGGGGTGCCCCAGGACGGAGCTGATGATGTGGCGGGGCCCGACCTCTCCGGACAGGCCAGCCTTGCAGAGCCCGGAGCCATTGTCGAAAATCACAGCTGGAGAATCCAGCACGTGTGCATCAAACATGTCTGCGGCATCCTTTCCCGCGCCTTGCCGAGACAGACAGAACCCTCTGAGCGGCTTTGTGATGCAAGAGGCCGCTCTGGAAGCTCTGAGGGCGTGGGGTTCCGCGGCTCCGGGGGCACCAGCAGGCGGCCGAGCCCCAGAGCCCTCCGTCTTCGGACAACTGCTCTGCTCTCAGACGGCCCAGGCCGCAGCCTTCGGGGCTGACGGCCCCACGTGCAACAATGCACCCAAGGCAACAACTGTCCTCAGCCAGCGGCACAGGATCTTTAGCGGGTGGGGGCTCAGGGCCCCCCAGCGCTCCCTCTCTGGTTGAAACAAGCCAGACCCACAGGCGGCGTTGAGAGGCCTGTGCGCCAAGGCCCAGCCTCAGAACTGAGTGAAGCGACCCAGCTTGGGCCCACCCAGGGGCCTGGTGCCTGTGGCCCAACAAGCTGGCGTTCATGGGGTGGCAAAAACACACTTCCCTCTGCACGGGTCCAGGTTGGAGGGACAGTGCCCAGAGTCTATCACCGCAGGAACTCAGAACATGCAGACGCCTCCAGGAAGGCCTCGGagatttctcttccctttatccCATGGGCCCTGGCTCGCTCTCCCACAGAGCAGATGCCAAGCAAAGCTGCCTGGTCCTGCTGGCTGTCTCTCCAGGCCTCCATGTCCCTGCTGTGGCTTGAGATCAGGGCCCCTCACTGCTCTCTGCAGCCCTGGAAGCACCGGCACAGAGCAGTGGGGTTGGGACATGACCTCTGAAGACAGCCTGAAGGTGGGGTCTGAGGCTTCTGGAGTCGGGGACACCCGTGTCTAGGGACCGTCTCACGGCCGGCCACGCCCACTGAAGCGTGTTCAGAAATGACCAGGTCATTTGGTGGGAGGCCGTGTGTTCTAGTCCCAGTCCTGCCCTGCCTGAGGGGCCGGGCCGCGGGGCACCTGCTGCAGCCtcccaggagggggagggggatgtgtGATTACCTGGTGgtccctcccctcccagcacaGCCAAAATCACCCTCCGGTCCAGGTCCGCCCCCGTCCAGAGAGCCCTCCCAGAGGACCCCCCCACCAGACCTCCCGGCCTGCTCCTGCCCATGGTCCTGTGTGTCCCACCAACCCTTCGAAACCCACCAGCAAAAATAGTAACATGTTGATTTGTAGTGTAGACACATGGTGTAGACATGTGGTGTGTCTATGTCCTGTAGACAAGTGACAGGCATGTGACTTTGTGGGCACCCTCGGGGCTGAGTCCTGGATGAGAATCGACATGAACTTGGCATTGGTGGACATTTTCCCCAAAGGACACCTCCAGGTGGAAGCTGAGTCACAAGCCCGACGGGCCTGATGCCTCACAGCCCACACCATCGGCAGCCACCCCCGTGAGGCCCCTGTGATCTGGGGGCTCCAGCTGCAGGCGTGGGGACGGTCAGCAGAGGCTGCGTCTGGGGGGTTCTGGCCTCTCCTGTGTCACAAAAGGCCTCTGTACCCAGTCTCAGGCTTTGTGAGAATCTTCTCACTGTTACGGGACACTCTAGGTGGAATCAGGAGGAATGTGCTCTCAAGGTTTCCAAACTTGGACCCCCAAAGTGGCCCATGCGGGAGATGTGAGGACGCACGTCAGTTTCACACCCGGGGGGAGGCACGGGGTGACCCGAGTATCCCAGCAGGCCGGGCTGCCGGGGGCCTGGGGCCtctgcaggagggacagagaaggagaaaaagaccaGGGCTGGGGCACAGCTTGGCCTGGCCGGCAGGTGTGGGAGCGTTCTGTGGCCACGGGCACCCTGTTGCTGTGACAGCTGCCTCCGCCCCGGGCTCAGGCCCCACGAGCCCTCGGAAACCACGCTGTACCTGCTGCCAGACCTTTAAGTCTGCAATTCTCCGTCCCTCTGTGACCCGCCAGCCTCAGACAAGGTCAGACCCTGGGGGACAGAGCTGGGAAAGGAGGGCCAGCCGCCAGGACAGTGCTTGGGAGCAAAGCCGTCGGAGCATTTCCAGGCACCCTCCTCTCCCTACTGAGCCGGGGAGACGCCGTTGGTCACGGGTCCAGCAACTCTCAACCCTGCCTGTCCCAGCCCGCGACAGCCGTGGCCACGGGGTCGCCGCCCGCCGGGCAGAGTGGCCCCAGGAAGCAGTCCTGACCTCGCTCTCCTCCACCCGCTTGGGAGAaatgcacccccctccccagaatGCACCTTCCCTGCGGCTCGTCACGTGTGCCGTCCGAGTCTGGCCCCGGGCTCGGCAAAGGCTCCGTCCGCACCACCACGCGTCTTGTCTGGCTCACAGATTGCCGCTTCATGGAGAGGAGACCCGCCGCCAAACGTGGGACCACGTGGCCGCTGAGAGCAGCGAGGGGGTTTATGAGCCACAGCCTACGTGATGTTGTGCCGCTTTCCAGCTCCCAGCCGGGGGTggaaatgcccccccccccgcggtgCACAGGTGCCTGGGaacctccccccagccctgcctgtctCCGAGCCTGGGGTCCGCTGCGGAAACGCCCCAGCCCTCCCACCCCGGGGTCTGTGCGTCTGGGAGGGGCCCGTGCATCCCGTGCCCGTGTCCACGTGGGAGCCCGCGGGCGTCCTTGCCGTGTCCGTGGATGCGACGCTCCTGGAGCTGAGTGTTTGCCGGGAAGGTCGTGTTTGCTGTGAACACAAGGACGTTACCCCTCTGCAAACTccagctgccctgcccccaccccggcctgCCGTGCCTCGTAAATCGCTCGAACAAGTTTATGGGCGAACTGGCTGTAACCCCGTCTCCCGCCGCAGGGCGAGGCTCGCCCCCGTGATTGTACCGGAGGGCACTCGCCTCCGTCTTACACAGGAAGGCTGGCTCCGGTTTCTGGTCCAGCGGTCATGCCCAACAGcggcctcccctgccctgcctgacCCCCGCCTCCCATACCCTTGGAGGAGCCCCAGCGGGTGGCAGGAGGTGCACAGCCGCTCGGCGGCCTTGGAAAGCTGGCAGGCACCTAGAAGGGAACAGGGAGCCCCGGATCTGCCGAGAGCCCTGCTCCTTACCGCCCTGGTGCAACATGACTAGGGACACAAGTCCTGGGCTGGGGGCCACCCTGGCTGTCCCATCGTCCCTGCTTCCGTTTGCCACTGGTGCCCAGAGCCTCAGCCAATTAGTGAGCAGAAGGCTGGCCTCATTAGTCGTGGCTGACATCTGGCGGCCAGATCCTGTTGGCCAGGGTCTGGTCCAGTGCTGGCCGGCAGCCTGATGGAACGGGGCAACTCCACGAGTGGCGGGATGTGTGCTGCTCCTGCAAGGGACAAGTGTGCACATGTCCACGGAGGACGTGCACGTCCAGGTGTCTGCAGGGTTTCCCCAACTGTCTTCTCTTCTACCTCTTTGCCCCCGTCATCTCCTGGGAGACTGCCCAACGCCCTGAGCCCTCTGCCTGGTGTCCTGGCCCTTCTGAACCTCTGAGATGGATCTTGTATCACAGATTTATTCATCCAGTCTCCATCCACCcaccaatccatccatccatccacccatctacctgTCCATCTATACATTcacccatccatcatccatccatccaaccgtCCACCCAccaacccatccatccatccatccatctatctacccatccacccacccacctacccatccactcactcatccatccatccatccatccaccatctacctatccatctatacacccacccacacacccacctacccatccactcacccatccatccatccatccatccatctatccaaccatccacccaccaacccatccatccatctacccacccacctacccatccactcactcatccatccatccatccatccatccacccatccatccatccatccatccacccatctacctatccatctatacattcacccatccatccatcatctatccaaccatccacccaccaacccatccatccatccatccgtctatctacccatccacccactcacctacccatccactcactcatccatccatccatccatccaccatctacctatccatctatacacccacccacacacccacctacccatccactcatccatccatccatccactcacccatccatccatccactcacccatccatccatccatccatccacccatctacctatccatctatacatccatccatccatccatccatccatccatctatccaaccatccacccaccaacccatccatccatccatccacccacccacctacccatccactcactcatccatccatccatccatccatccatccacccatccatccatctatccgtcCATCCACCACTTACCTACCCCCACCCATCTACCCCTCCGACCTCCTGCTCAGTTGTTTCCTGTCCACCCCCTCTCTTCTCTTAGTGGCTGAAGTGAGCTCCCTCACTTGTTTTTGTCCATCTCCTTCCTTGGTGACCTTTGGGCACCAGCTGACCCTATGGGGTCCCACAGCTGACAGCGCAGCCACCATGAGTCCTGCCTGCCATTGTCCCCTTCCAGCCTGCTGGGTCTGGAGTGACTTCCTTAGGTGACCCTTCTCTCAGCTTCCCATGAACCTGACTCACTACACTGGCCAGGATGGGCAGGCCTGGCTCACGACAGCCAAGGTGACCGCAGCAAGTCCATGTCCacggggcagaaggaaagagtggTGTTGAGCTGACACACTCTGGGGGGCTCGGCGACACAGCGTGGCAGGTCCTCCCTGGCCCCGGCGGTTCTGTGGGCAAGCTGAGGCGGCCTATGTGGAGGGGGACGTGGTCTGAGGTTAGGCCACGCCTCTCCTGCTTTTGTCCCCCACCCTCATGGAACACTGGTCCCAGCGCCTACAAAATATATTTGCTGGAGGAAGTTTGGAAAGCATAAGGAAAAGCGTTGTAAAGCAGACCAGAAGTACACTTGACCCCGAGATGCTAAGCGCTACTGACATTTCAGGATGCTCCTTAGGGTctgagatttcaaaataaaatgcagacGTGCAATACATGCATCTTATCCTGAACCCCgcatcccctctcccacctgaCCCTCGCCCGGGAACCCCTCACACACCACCTCCTGACAGGCGCTGAGACAGGTGCCTGGTCATTTTCAAAGTGACAGCTGGCCTTTGTCACGTAGGTGGGAGCGTCAGGGCGCAGAGCCTGTCCCTGTACCCCTCCCCGTGAATTCTCACGTGCTGTTCAACA contains:
- the ACTRT2 gene encoding actin-related protein T2, whose amino-acid sequence is MFDAHVLDSPAVIFDNGSGLCKAGLSGEVGPRHIISSVLGHPKFKMPSAGASQKKYFVGEEALHKHEVLHLRYPIERGLVTSWEGLESLCKHLFEWELGVKASERPVLMTEPSLNPREAREKMAEVMFEKFSVPAFYLSDQAVLALYASACVTGLVVGSGDGVTCTVPVFEGYSLPHAVTKLYVAGKDVTEHLGRLLLASGRAFPCALDKALVDDIKEKLCYVALEPEKELSRRPEDTQREYRLPDGNMVRIGDQLHQAPEALFAPDQLGIHSPGLSKMVSCSITKCDXXXXXXLFGEILLSGGTTLLRGLDDRLLKELEQLASEGTAIKITAPPDRWFSTWIGASIVTSLNSFKQMWVTTADFKEFGTSVVQRRCF